One Clostridium sp. CM027 genomic window carries:
- a CDS encoding 50S ribosomal protein L7/L12, translating to MSDTFILVLIVAGVAGVVLNISSTSNTISMMRVEIAQMKRTLNMIADKVGIPSEIGLPGEMRVSDETMAELKSLILEGKNIKAIKKYRMATGIGLKEGKDYIDALSEKELK from the coding sequence ATGAGTGATACATTTATTTTGGTACTTATAGTAGCGGGAGTAGCGGGAGTAGTGTTAAATATATCAAGTACATCAAATACTATTAGTATGATGCGAGTTGAAATTGCGCAAATGAAGAGAACTTTAAATATGATTGCGGATAAAGTTGGTATTCCGAGTGAAATAGGACTGCCGGGTGAAATGCGTGTGTCAGATGAAACAATGGCTGAATTAAAAAGCCTTATTTTAGAAGGCAAAAATATCAAAGCAATTAAAAAATATAGAATGGCTACTGGAATAGGGCTCAAAGAAGGCAAAGATTATATTGATGCTCTAAGTGAAAAGGAATTAAAATAG
- the addB gene encoding helicase-exonuclease AddAB subunit AddB has product MSLRFIYGGAGKGKSTFCLEDIEKRSTAESEKPLVLLVPEQFSFQAEKNLIKVVGSTGIKNVQVLSFNRLAYKVFSEVGGITRKPMDTSGKAMLIHSILQKKKDELKVFKGAARQKGFVDNVASAITEFKKYNVSVEDLNKTLGNLGENTLLVDKIMDLSLIYGEFDNILNKNYVDPDDDLTRLNSALDECNIFDGSEFWIDEFTGFTPQQYGILEKLYKKARRINITLPLKSSEHSKCMEESDAFYSIKFTENKLLSLAEDSGTSIEAPIELEGNKEYKFKNNNELSFLEKNYFAFPYTPSTEKCENIKVFKALNGYCEVEHVAKDILRLCRDENIRFNKIAVVTRDLPSYEKLIKAIFTEYNIPLFIDKKKDITSNPLIVLITGVVEIFTKNFSYEAMFRYLKTGLLDIEKQHIDILENFVIAAGIKGKRKWTEPDLWQEKIEYYFRDYYNDKAGIDEAASQSAEKPVEKVAGSPEDKAERIEATIKILNDTREKVINPLLQFKEKLKGGCTTKKICTTLFEFLETINIYKTIEEWIENFKREGAQELVTEYSKIWNLVMELLDQMVEVLGNETLSLEDFVKVLSMGFSKHQMGIIPPALDGVTISSVERIKSHDISALYIIGVNDGVFPMANKEDGILTDNDRMILKENALELANDTKTEVFNEQYLIYATITIPSKYLNISYPIADYEGKTLRPSIIISRFNALFKGLIEESNITQFSERLQETNDIQQLCAKVPTFNELIFYLRKYLAEGVISPLWIEIYKWYQKDPLWREKSNTMFQGFDYKNEMKMLEKEKVKLLYGDKNYFSVSRIEKYEECPFAYFVQYGLKAKERKTFTFSSPDLGSFMHSVLDDFSKLVDKNEIKWADLQREWCEKNIASIVEKEAEEGISGYILNSTPRYKYFTERLKRVLKRTIMVIVEQMKNSGFEPFGYEVSFGFEDGDYPPIKVELSTGEVVNLVGRIDRVDKLINEGEEFYRIIDYKSGNKDFKLSDVYYGLQIQLLTYLDAMLKSERAISKENEISEEPIFPAGILYFKIDDPVIKAKNDLDEEELEKAIMKALKMKGLLLADTKIIREMDRNIEGASLVVPASIKKDGKLGSRSSVATKEQFEMLLRHVKENLISTCEQMLSGEIDIKPYKKKDATPCAYCEYTAICQFDPTLKENTYKIIKDKRDKEIWELLSSVEIEQNSVKTQEIGVDEE; this is encoded by the coding sequence GTGAGTTTAAGATTTATATACGGAGGAGCTGGAAAAGGGAAGAGTACGTTCTGCTTAGAGGACATAGAAAAACGAAGTACCGCCGAGAGCGAAAAACCCTTAGTACTTTTGGTGCCAGAACAATTTTCCTTTCAAGCTGAAAAAAATCTTATAAAAGTAGTTGGATCTACAGGAATAAAGAACGTCCAAGTACTTAGTTTTAATAGATTAGCGTACAAAGTGTTTAGCGAGGTTGGAGGCATAACCCGTAAACCTATGGATACTTCAGGAAAGGCAATGCTTATTCATAGCATACTTCAAAAAAAGAAAGATGAACTCAAGGTATTTAAAGGAGCGGCTAGACAAAAAGGCTTTGTAGATAATGTAGCTTCTGCAATTACAGAGTTTAAAAAATATAATGTTTCTGTTGAAGATTTAAATAAGACATTAGGCAATTTAGGGGAAAACACCTTGCTAGTAGATAAAATAATGGATTTATCTCTTATATACGGAGAATTTGATAATATTTTAAATAAAAACTATGTGGATCCAGATGACGATTTAACACGCTTAAATAGTGCCCTTGATGAATGCAATATTTTTGATGGTTCTGAGTTTTGGATCGATGAGTTTACAGGCTTTACACCACAACAGTATGGAATACTCGAAAAGCTATATAAAAAAGCTAGGAGGATAAATATAACGCTTCCATTAAAAAGTTCAGAGCATTCAAAATGTATGGAGGAATCTGATGCATTTTATTCCATTAAGTTTACAGAAAATAAGCTTTTAAGTTTAGCAGAGGATAGTGGGACAAGTATCGAAGCACCTATAGAGCTGGAAGGTAATAAAGAATATAAATTTAAAAACAATAATGAACTATCTTTTCTTGAAAAAAATTATTTTGCATTCCCATATACACCAAGTACTGAGAAATGTGAAAACATAAAGGTATTTAAAGCTCTTAATGGATACTGCGAGGTGGAACACGTGGCAAAGGATATCTTAAGACTATGCCGTGATGAGAATATAAGATTTAATAAAATAGCAGTAGTAACAAGAGACTTACCCTCCTATGAAAAGTTAATTAAAGCCATATTTACAGAATATAATATTCCATTATTTATAGATAAGAAAAAGGATATAACAAGTAACCCCTTAATTGTGCTAATAACCGGAGTCGTTGAGATTTTCACTAAGAACTTTAGCTATGAGGCAATGTTTAGGTATCTTAAAACAGGGCTTTTAGATATAGAAAAGCAGCATATAGACATACTAGAAAACTTCGTAATAGCAGCGGGCATAAAGGGCAAAAGAAAATGGACAGAACCTGATCTATGGCAGGAGAAAATAGAATACTATTTTAGAGACTACTATAATGATAAAGCTGGCATAGACGAAGCTGCATCACAAAGTGCAGAGAAACCTGTAGAAAAAGTTGCAGGTTCTCCTGAGGACAAAGCTGAAAGAATAGAAGCCACTATTAAAATTTTAAATGATACTAGAGAGAAAGTCATAAATCCACTACTACAATTCAAAGAAAAATTAAAAGGCGGATGTACCACAAAAAAAATATGCACAACTTTATTTGAATTTCTAGAAACTATAAATATATATAAAACAATAGAGGAGTGGATAGAAAATTTCAAAAGGGAAGGTGCGCAAGAGCTCGTTACCGAGTATAGTAAAATATGGAACTTAGTTATGGAACTATTAGATCAGATGGTGGAAGTCCTTGGCAATGAAACCCTATCCCTTGAGGACTTTGTAAAAGTACTATCCATGGGATTTAGTAAACATCAAATGGGAATTATTCCACCTGCACTAGATGGAGTAACTATTAGCAGCGTGGAGCGCATAAAAAGTCATGATATAAGTGCACTGTACATTATAGGGGTAAATGATGGAGTATTCCCAATGGCAAACAAGGAAGATGGAATATTAACGGACAATGATAGAATGATTTTAAAAGAAAATGCATTAGAACTTGCAAATGACACAAAAACTGAGGTGTTTAATGAGCAGTATTTAATCTATGCTACAATAACCATCCCAAGTAAATATTTAAATATAAGTTATCCTATTGCAGATTATGAAGGCAAAACGTTAAGACCTTCTATTATAATATCTAGGTTTAACGCCTTATTCAAAGGTCTAATAGAAGAGAGCAATATAACTCAGTTTAGTGAAAGGCTACAAGAAACGAATGATATTCAGCAGCTGTGTGCTAAAGTTCCAACATTTAACGAGCTGATATTTTATCTAAGAAAATATTTAGCGGAGGGAGTTATATCGCCACTTTGGATTGAGATTTATAAGTGGTACCAAAAGGACCCTTTATGGCGAGAAAAAAGCAACACCATGTTTCAGGGATTTGACTACAAAAATGAAATGAAAATGCTTGAGAAAGAAAAAGTAAAACTACTTTATGGAGACAAAAATTATTTTAGCGTATCTAGAATAGAAAAATATGAAGAATGTCCCTTTGCATATTTTGTGCAATATGGCCTAAAAGCTAAGGAGCGAAAAACTTTTACATTTTCATCTCCAGACTTAGGTAGCTTTATGCACAGTGTACTTGATGATTTTTCAAAGCTTGTGGATAAAAATGAAATAAAATGGGCGGACCTTCAGCGTGAATGGTGTGAAAAAAATATAGCAAGTATTGTAGAAAAAGAAGCAGAGGAAGGCATAAGTGGCTATATATTGAACAGTACCCCAAGGTACAAGTACTTTACAGAGCGGTTAAAAAGAGTTTTAAAACGAACTATTATGGTGATAGTTGAGCAAATGAAAAACAGTGGATTTGAACCCTTTGGCTATGAAGTATCCTTTGGATTTGAAGATGGAGATTATCCACCAATAAAAGTAGAACTATCCACAGGGGAAGTAGTAAATCTAGTTGGTAGAATAGATAGAGTAGATAAGTTAATTAATGAAGGAGAAGAATTTTACAGGATAATAGATTATAAATCTGGAAATAAGGATTTTAAACTATCCGATGTATATTACGGACTTCAAATACAGCTATTGACGTATTTAGACGCCATGCTTAAAAGTGAAAGAGCGATTTCTAAAGAAAACGAAATTTCAGAGGAGCCAATTTTCCCAGCAGGTATTTTGTACTTTAAAATAGATGACCCAGTAATAAAAGCTAAAAATGATTTAGATGAAGAAGAACTGGAAAAAGCAATAATGAAGGCTTTAAAAATGAAGGGGTTACTGCTAGCAGATACTAAGATAATTAGGGAAATGGATAGAAATATTGAAGGCGCATCTCTAGTTGTCCCAGCATCTATAAAAAAGGATGGGAAGTTAGGCTCAAGATCATCAGTTGCAACTAAGGAGCAGTTTGAAATGTTACTCCGCCATGTAAAGGAAAACCTAATAAGCACCTGTGAACAAATGTTAAGTGGAGAAATAGACATAAAGCCATATAAGAAAAAAGATGCTACACCTTGTGCTTACTGTGAATACACGGCTATTTGCCAATTTGATCCTACATTAAAGGAAAATACCTATAAGATAATAAAAGATAAGAGAGACAAGGAAATATGGGAACTCTTATCGTCAGTCGAAATTGAGCAAAATAGTGTAAAGACTCAAGAGATCGGAGTGGATGAGGAGTAA
- a CDS encoding exonuclease SbcCD subunit D, giving the protein MRILHTSDWHLGKTLEQYSRLEEQEEFLEEFIEIVEKNNIDLVLIAGDIYDNGNPPARAEKMFYSTLKDITSSGKTAVLVVAGNHDNPERLVAPSPLAYGHGVVLLGEPKSIARQGVFGEFNNDGKCDFEIIESGEGYLELSIRGEKAVIITLPYPSEKRLNEVLSIEINDEERQKSYSDRIGELFENISDKYREDTVNLAVSHLYVMGGEESGSERSIQLGGSLSVSPSKFPKKAQYSALGHLHRPQKVPGTKGMIRYCGSPIQYSKSEINYSKGAYLVDVKAGGEAEVSQIMFRNYKPIEVWKCNSTEEAIEKCKSEGERNIWVYLEIKTKEIISTENIKEMKRLRPDIVSIEPILEGIEREADLEESLREKSMEEMFREYFTKAKGGLEPSDEIMELFLNIALDEEEEPKDETSKS; this is encoded by the coding sequence ATGAGGATACTTCATACCTCCGATTGGCATCTGGGGAAGACTTTAGAGCAATACAGTAGACTAGAGGAACAGGAAGAATTTCTAGAAGAATTTATAGAAATAGTTGAAAAAAACAATATAGATTTAGTACTTATAGCTGGAGATATCTATGACAATGGAAATCCACCAGCAAGAGCTGAAAAAATGTTTTATAGCACACTTAAGGATATAACAAGTAGCGGGAAAACTGCAGTGTTAGTTGTGGCAGGTAACCATGATAATCCAGAAAGATTAGTTGCACCGAGCCCTCTTGCATACGGTCATGGGGTGGTACTTTTAGGGGAACCAAAGAGTATAGCAAGGCAAGGCGTATTTGGAGAATTTAACAATGACGGAAAGTGTGATTTTGAAATAATAGAAAGCGGCGAGGGGTACTTAGAGCTTAGTATAAGAGGGGAAAAAGCAGTTATTATAACACTACCTTATCCAAGTGAAAAAAGGTTAAATGAAGTACTTTCAATAGAGATTAATGATGAAGAGAGGCAAAAAAGCTATTCTGACAGAATAGGAGAACTGTTTGAAAATATATCTGATAAATATAGGGAAGATACTGTAAACCTAGCAGTGTCACACCTCTATGTTATGGGTGGAGAGGAAAGTGGGTCAGAGAGAAGTATACAACTAGGGGGAAGTCTTTCAGTTTCACCATCTAAATTCCCAAAGAAAGCTCAGTACTCAGCCTTGGGTCATCTTCATAGACCACAGAAAGTGCCAGGAACTAAGGGGATGATAAGATACTGCGGATCCCCAATTCAATATAGCAAAAGCGAAATAAACTATAGCAAGGGAGCGTACCTCGTAGATGTTAAAGCTGGGGGCGAAGCGGAAGTCTCACAAATAATGTTTAGAAACTACAAGCCTATAGAAGTATGGAAATGTAACAGCACCGAGGAAGCGATAGAAAAATGCAAAAGTGAGGGCGAAAGAAACATTTGGGTATACCTTGAAATAAAGACAAAAGAAATAATAAGCACCGAAAACATAAAAGAAATGAAAAGACTTAGACCTGATATAGTTTCCATAGAGCCAATACTTGAGGGGATAGAACGCGAAGCAGATTTAGAGGAAAGCCTAAGGGAAAAATCCATGGAGGAAATGTTTAGAGAATATTTTACAAAGGCAAAAGGTGGGCTAGAGCCATCGGATGAAATTATGGAATTATTTTTAAACATAGCATTAGATGAAGAGGAGGAACCCAAAGATGAAACCAGTAAATCTTAA
- the addA gene encoding helicase-exonuclease AddAB subunit AddA: protein MLKSENEIKHVKTGVSWTEDQKKAIYTRDCNVLVAAAAGSGKTAVLVERIIKIVTDEDRPTDIDKLLVVTFTNAAASEMRERIAAAISKELYKNPQSKLLQRQLTLLNKSSITTIHSFCLEVIRSNFHIVDLDPNFRIADATEAVLLKQEALEELFEDRYVEMNDENETEDEDSDLFVEKDTSSINLIEDSSFLKLVEAYSNNKEDLGLKSIVLSLYNFAMSSTNPTKWLRGSAEDFNIKDGYSFSDTPWAKVLMEDVKIELLGIEKVMIKALKIIENNEAIALYYEVFKSDLELIADLISAESNCFESLAEAFENLSFPKLTTIKACKDKEKQKVVQEIRNKVKKQLGELGQQIMNANSETALRDIKTLYPQMRELSQLVIDLQEKYREKKKERSIIDFNDFEHYCLDILMEKNEEGEIVIDAQGKPEPSAVAVGLRNKYEEILIDEYQDSNMVQETLLNIISREKIGFPNVFMVGDVKQSIYKFRQARPELFLAKYNSYSKIDGEKTRKITLYKNFRSRGPVINAVNYIFKQIMCKNIGDLDYTDEEALNLGAHFDELEGPGVIGGAVELHLIEKEVKDAGEENEGEEVEDEGRLTTNGIEGEGHGKTNEDETPTNIELEARIVAKRIKELMLHKDEKAFKIYDKKIKSYRYVEYKDIVILLRATSNWAPSFLEQLKLEDIPVYADTGTGYFSTIEIQIIMSLLQIIDNPRQDIPMLAVLRSPIGGFTSEELVDIRVGQREVSFYEAMVNLEGTKKSEKLGKFLEKLNHFREICTYMPIDEFIWHLYTSTGYYGYIGAMPGGTQRQANLRVLFQRARQYEETSYKGLFNFINFINKLKISSGDMGSAKTLGENENVVRIMSIHKSKGLEFPVVFLSGMGKNFNLMDINKSILFHHELGYGPDFVDPIRRISYPTVLKQALKKTIKIESLAEEMRVLYVALTRAKEKLIITGSMRNTERNLTRMSSSLEENSEKLGEYEILKGKSYLDWIVPAIIRHADGKPLRELIEIDDSTTNLLSHPASFTVRFWNRENIKKNDNYEEEITVSSQEKLTALQEEPTDEKFIFEIEKRLGFIYKYEMSTKMPTVLTVTEIKRKFNAEITEGDSNNMYQPKLINKPKFLEEAKGLTPAEKGTAMHAVVQRLDLTKVATTSEIGLQIETYVEKLLISKEEGKSVRVNKLLKLFKTDLGQRMIKAYNQKALEREIPFHMEIKSTDIDKNLPIEIYGEEKIMLQGIIDCYFEENGEIVLVDYKTDSLKNGDVNLLIEKYKSQLDYYAKAIEATLGKKVKESYLYLFSNDEAVEVK from the coding sequence ATGTTAAAGAGTGAGAATGAAATTAAACATGTAAAAACAGGGGTTTCATGGACAGAGGATCAGAAAAAGGCTATCTATACTCGCGATTGCAACGTTCTAGTAGCTGCAGCGGCAGGCTCAGGTAAAACAGCGGTACTAGTTGAGAGAATAATAAAGATAGTAACAGATGAAGATCGGCCTACAGATATAGATAAGTTATTAGTGGTTACATTTACGAACGCGGCGGCATCCGAAATGAGGGAGAGAATAGCTGCGGCTATTTCAAAGGAACTTTATAAAAATCCACAAAGTAAACTACTGCAAAGACAGTTAACCTTATTAAATAAATCCAGCATTACAACTATTCACTCCTTCTGCCTTGAGGTTATTAGAAGCAATTTTCATATAGTAGATTTAGACCCTAATTTTAGAATAGCAGATGCAACAGAAGCAGTGCTTTTAAAACAAGAAGCTCTAGAGGAACTATTTGAGGATAGATATGTAGAAATGAATGATGAAAATGAAACCGAAGATGAAGATAGCGATTTATTTGTAGAAAAGGATACTAGCTCTATAAATCTAATCGAGGATTCTAGTTTCTTAAAACTTGTTGAAGCCTATAGTAATAATAAAGAAGATTTAGGCCTTAAGTCTATAGTGTTAAGCCTTTATAATTTTGCCATGAGTTCTACAAATCCAACAAAATGGCTACGGGGTTCTGCAGAGGATTTTAACATAAAAGATGGGTATAGTTTTAGTGATACCCCTTGGGCAAAGGTTTTAATGGAAGATGTTAAAATAGAGCTACTAGGCATTGAAAAAGTAATGATTAAAGCATTGAAAATCATAGAAAACAATGAAGCTATAGCATTATATTACGAAGTGTTCAAATCAGATTTAGAGTTAATTGCAGATTTAATAAGCGCTGAAAGCAATTGTTTTGAAAGCTTAGCAGAAGCGTTTGAAAATTTAAGCTTCCCAAAACTAACAACGATAAAAGCCTGCAAAGATAAGGAAAAACAAAAGGTAGTACAAGAGATAAGAAATAAGGTTAAGAAACAATTAGGGGAACTGGGGCAGCAAATAATGAATGCAAATTCAGAAACGGCTTTAAGAGATATAAAAACATTGTATCCACAAATGCGTGAACTATCTCAGCTTGTTATAGATTTACAGGAAAAATATAGAGAAAAGAAAAAAGAACGTTCAATTATAGATTTCAATGATTTTGAGCACTACTGCCTTGACATTTTGATGGAAAAAAATGAAGAGGGGGAAATAGTAATAGACGCTCAGGGAAAACCAGAACCTTCCGCAGTAGCAGTTGGGCTAAGAAATAAATACGAAGAAATTTTGATAGATGAATATCAGGATAGCAACATGGTGCAAGAAACTCTATTAAATATAATCTCAAGAGAAAAAATAGGTTTCCCAAATGTATTCATGGTAGGAGACGTAAAACAGAGTATATATAAATTTAGGCAGGCAAGGCCAGAGCTCTTCTTAGCAAAGTATAATAGTTATTCAAAAATTGACGGCGAAAAAACCAGAAAAATAACTCTATACAAAAATTTTAGAAGTCGTGGACCGGTTATAAATGCAGTAAATTATATCTTCAAACAAATAATGTGCAAAAACATTGGAGATCTTGACTATACAGATGAGGAAGCGTTGAATTTAGGAGCTCACTTTGATGAACTTGAAGGTCCTGGAGTAATAGGCGGAGCAGTGGAGCTACATCTTATTGAAAAGGAAGTTAAAGATGCAGGAGAAGAAAACGAAGGTGAAGAGGTCGAAGATGAGGGACGGTTAACAACTAATGGAATTGAAGGTGAGGGACATGGCAAAACAAATGAGGATGAAACCCCTACAAATATTGAATTAGAAGCTAGAATTGTTGCAAAAAGAATAAAAGAATTAATGCTACATAAAGATGAAAAAGCTTTTAAAATTTATGACAAAAAAATAAAAAGTTATAGATACGTTGAATATAAGGATATTGTAATATTACTTCGGGCCACCTCAAATTGGGCACCCTCATTTTTAGAACAATTGAAGCTAGAAGACATACCGGTGTATGCAGATACAGGCACAGGCTATTTTAGTACCATAGAAATTCAAATAATCATGAGTTTACTTCAAATTATAGATAACCCAAGACAGGATATTCCTATGCTAGCAGTTCTCCGTTCTCCAATAGGAGGGTTTACCTCAGAGGAACTGGTAGATATAAGAGTAGGTCAAAGGGAAGTAAGTTTTTATGAAGCAATGGTAAACTTAGAAGGCACTAAAAAATCAGAAAAACTCGGTAAATTCCTTGAAAAATTAAACCACTTTAGAGAAATTTGCACGTATATGCCCATTGATGAATTCATATGGCACTTATATACTAGCACTGGTTATTACGGTTATATAGGAGCCATGCCAGGAGGAACCCAAAGACAAGCGAATTTAAGAGTGCTTTTCCAAAGGGCAAGGCAATATGAAGAAACTAGTTACAAGGGACTGTTTAATTTTATAAATTTCATAAACAAGTTAAAAATAAGTAGTGGAGACATGGGCAGTGCTAAAACCTTAGGGGAAAATGAAAACGTAGTTAGGATAATGAGTATACATAAAAGTAAAGGGCTAGAATTTCCTGTAGTATTTCTAAGTGGCATGGGAAAAAACTTTAACTTAATGGATATAAATAAGAGTATATTATTTCACCATGAATTAGGCTATGGCCCAGATTTTGTTGATCCAATTAGAAGAATTTCTTATCCTACAGTTCTAAAACAAGCGCTTAAAAAGACAATAAAGATAGAAAGTCTTGCAGAGGAAATGAGGGTACTATATGTAGCTTTAACAAGAGCGAAGGAAAAGCTAATAATAACTGGGTCAATGAGAAATACAGAGAGAAATTTAACTAGAATGAGTTCTAGTTTAGAAGAGAATAGTGAAAAGCTAGGAGAATATGAAATTTTAAAAGGTAAAAGCTATTTAGATTGGATAGTGCCGGCGATAATAAGGCATGCAGACGGAAAACCATTGCGTGAACTAATAGAAATAGATGATAGTACAACGAATTTATTAAGTCATCCTGCAAGCTTTACGGTAAGGTTCTGGAATAGAGAAAACATAAAGAAAAACGACAATTATGAAGAAGAAATTACTGTTAGCTCACAGGAAAAGCTAACAGCACTTCAGGAAGAACCTACAGATGAGAAGTTCATCTTTGAAATAGAAAAAAGGCTAGGATTTATTTATAAATACGAAATGTCCACAAAAATGCCTACAGTACTTACAGTAACAGAGATTAAAAGAAAATTTAATGCAGAAATTACGGAAGGCGATTCAAACAATATGTACCAGCCAAAACTTATAAATAAGCCCAAATTCCTAGAAGAGGCGAAGGGATTAACCCCCGCAGAAAAAGGAACCGCTATGCATGCAGTGGTGCAAAGATTAGATTTAACTAAAGTGGCAACCACAAGTGAAATAGGATTACAAATTGAGACTTACGTTGAAAAATTGCTAATCTCAAAAGAAGAGGGCAAATCCGTCCGGGTCAATAAATTATTAAAGTTATTTAAAACAGATCTTGGACAAAGAATGATAAAAGCTTATAATCAAAAAGCTTTAGAAAGAGAAATACCGTTCCATATGGAAATTAAGTCAACAGATATAGATAAAAACCTCCCAATCGAAATATATGGAGAGGAAAAAATAATGCTTCAAGGAATAATAGACTGCTATTTTGAGGAAAATGGAGAGATAGTTTTAGTGGATTATAAAACAGACTCCTTAAAAAATGGAGATGTAAATCTCTTAATAGAGAAATATAAATCTCAGCTAGATTATTATGCAAAGGCAATTGAAGCAACACTTGGGAAAAAAGTTAAAGAAAGTTACCTATATTTATTCAGTAACGATGAAGCCGTAGAAGTTAAATAA